From Roseibium alexandrii DFL-11, the proteins below share one genomic window:
- the edd gene encoding phosphogluconate dehydratase, protein MAIKDRVGEVTERIVKRSHDSRSVYLDRIGKAADQGPQRSRLSCGNLAHGFAACGLSDKAALSGDVVPNLGIITAYNDMLSAHQPYETYPDLIRQAARDVGAVAQVAGGVPAMCDGVTQGQDGMELSLFSRDVIAMAAAVGLSHQMFDAAVFLGICDKIVPGLTIAALSFGHLPAVFIPAGPMTTGISNDEKAKVRQLYAEGKVGRDALLESESKAYHSPGTCTFYGTANSNQMLMEIMGLHMPGASFVNPGTPLREALTKEAAKRALAISALGNEFTPAGEIIDEKAIVNGVVGLHATGGSTNHTMHLVAMAAAAGIRLTWDDISDLSDVVPLLARVYPNGKADVNHFQAAGGLAFLIRELLGDGYLHQDVKTVYGSDLSGYTVEAKLDADGNVIRDLAPQISGDETVLAPAAKAFQPTGGLKMLTGNIGKAVIKISAVAKERHIIEAPARVFHSQEAFLTAFSNKELNGDIAAVVRFQGPKACGMPELHKLTPSLGILQDRGHKVALITDGRMSGASGKVPAAIHVTPEAANGGPIAKIQDGDLIRINAVTGELTVLVDEAEFDARPVAQEDLSHHQFGVGRDLFAAFRANVGTADAGAHVFDV, encoded by the coding sequence ATGGCCATCAAGGATCGTGTCGGCGAGGTCACCGAACGGATCGTAAAACGCAGCCACGACAGCCGCAGTGTTTATCTTGATCGGATCGGCAAGGCCGCAGACCAGGGCCCGCAGCGTTCGCGATTGTCTTGCGGCAACCTCGCACATGGATTTGCCGCATGTGGACTGTCCGACAAAGCTGCCTTGTCTGGTGATGTTGTGCCGAACCTGGGCATCATCACTGCCTATAACGACATGCTGTCCGCCCATCAGCCTTATGAGACCTATCCGGACCTGATCCGTCAGGCTGCTCGGGACGTCGGAGCGGTGGCGCAGGTCGCGGGCGGCGTACCGGCTATGTGTGACGGGGTTACACAGGGCCAGGACGGGATGGAACTTTCCCTGTTTTCGCGCGATGTCATTGCCATGGCAGCTGCTGTCGGGCTTTCGCATCAGATGTTTGATGCAGCCGTGTTCCTAGGCATCTGCGACAAGATCGTTCCTGGCCTCACGATTGCAGCTCTGTCTTTCGGCCATCTGCCGGCTGTCTTCATTCCGGCAGGGCCAATGACCACAGGGATCTCGAACGACGAGAAAGCGAAGGTCCGCCAGCTCTATGCGGAAGGCAAGGTTGGCCGAGACGCGCTTTTGGAATCGGAGTCCAAGGCCTACCATTCTCCCGGCACCTGCACGTTTTACGGCACCGCGAACTCCAACCAGATGCTGATGGAGATCATGGGCCTGCACATGCCGGGCGCATCTTTTGTCAATCCGGGCACGCCACTTCGCGAAGCGTTGACCAAGGAAGCGGCCAAACGCGCGCTGGCGATCTCGGCCCTTGGCAATGAGTTCACCCCTGCAGGTGAAATCATCGATGAAAAAGCCATCGTCAACGGCGTTGTCGGCCTGCACGCCACCGGCGGCTCAACCAACCACACCATGCACTTGGTGGCGATGGCCGCAGCGGCCGGGATCCGGCTGACGTGGGACGATATCTCCGACCTTTCGGATGTGGTCCCACTGCTTGCGCGTGTTTATCCAAATGGAAAAGCCGATGTGAACCACTTCCAGGCAGCCGGTGGTCTTGCGTTCCTCATCCGCGAACTCTTGGGTGACGGATACCTCCATCAGGATGTAAAAACTGTCTACGGCAGTGATCTTTCCGGTTATACGGTCGAGGCAAAACTCGACGCGGACGGCAATGTCATCCGGGACCTTGCTCCGCAAATCTCCGGCGATGAGACAGTTCTTGCGCCCGCCGCCAAAGCATTCCAGCCGACGGGCGGTCTAAAAATGCTGACCGGAAACATCGGCAAAGCGGTGATCAAAATCTCCGCAGTTGCCAAGGAGCGCCATATCATTGAGGCCCCTGCCCGTGTCTTTCACTCGCAGGAAGCCTTCCTAACGGCGTTTTCCAACAAGGAACTCAACGGGGACATTGCTGCTGTTGTCCGGTTCCAGGGCCCGAAAGCCTGCGGCATGCCGGAGCTTCACAAGCTGACCCCATCCCTGGGCATCCTTCAGGATCGTGGTCATAAGGTTGCGCTCATTACGGATGGCCGCATGTCCGGTGCATCGGGCAAGGTTCCAGCGGCCATTCACGTGACACCGGAAGCTGCCAATGGCGGCCCGATCGCAAAGATCCAGGACGGTGACCTCATCCGCATCAATGCGGTTACAGGAGAACTGACGGTTCTCGTTGATGAGGCCGAGTTCGATGCGCGACCGGTTGCACAAGAGGACCTCAGCCATCATCAGTTCGGTGTCGGCCGCGATCTGTTTGCCGCCTTCAGGGCCAATGTCGGCACGGCAGATGCCGGCGCGCATGTTTTTGACGTGTAA
- the zwf gene encoding glucose-6-phosphate dehydrogenase, with translation MAVRVIEVAEFDLVVFGASGDLAHRKLLPALYHRDADGQMPDDARIIASARRDYSDDDYRDYARKALKEHVSDLDDAHLEKFLKRIRYVKIDIGTGEGFEDLKTVLEEREDVIRAFYLAVGPDLFGTICENLGKISVVNTHSRVVMEKPIGKDGASAKALNATVGAVFNEDQIFRIDHYLGKETVQNLMALRFANALFEPLWNAAHIDHVQITVAESLGTGGRAGYYDTAGALRDMVQNHILQLLCLVAMEPPESMNADSVRDEKLKVLKALAPIGEHNTDKLTVRGQYRAGASAGGAVPGYLEELGNDQSGTETFVALKAEIANWRWAGVPFYLRTGKRLAQRVSEIVVQFRPIPHSIFDEEAGAITANRLIIRLQPDEGVQMKVMIKDPGPGGMRLRQVPLDMSFAEAFKVRNPDAYERLIMDVIRGNQTLFMRRDEVDAAWAWIDPIQAAWAASKETPKGYTAGTWGPSASIALVERDGRTWAEDELV, from the coding sequence ATGGCGGTCCGCGTCATTGAAGTAGCCGAATTCGATCTGGTTGTATTTGGCGCCTCCGGAGACCTTGCGCATCGCAAGCTGTTGCCGGCCCTTTACCACCGGGATGCGGACGGACAAATGCCCGATGACGCGCGGATCATTGCCAGCGCGCGCCGTGACTATTCGGACGATGATTATCGCGACTACGCCCGGAAAGCCTTGAAGGAGCATGTCTCCGATCTCGACGACGCGCATCTGGAAAAATTCCTGAAACGCATCCGGTACGTGAAAATCGACATCGGGACCGGTGAAGGCTTCGAAGACCTCAAGACCGTTCTGGAAGAACGCGAAGATGTCATCCGCGCGTTCTACCTTGCTGTCGGCCCGGACCTTTTTGGCACCATATGCGAAAATCTCGGCAAGATCAGCGTTGTGAACACCCATTCCCGCGTGGTTATGGAAAAGCCGATTGGCAAAGACGGCGCATCGGCCAAGGCGTTGAACGCAACTGTCGGTGCCGTGTTCAACGAAGACCAGATTTTCCGGATCGACCATTATCTCGGCAAGGAAACCGTGCAGAACCTCATGGCTCTGCGGTTTGCCAACGCCCTGTTCGAACCCCTTTGGAATGCCGCTCACATCGACCACGTTCAGATCACGGTCGCCGAGTCACTTGGGACCGGCGGCCGGGCCGGTTACTACGATACGGCTGGCGCACTCCGGGACATGGTACAGAACCATATTCTGCAGCTTCTGTGTCTGGTGGCCATGGAACCGCCGGAGTCCATGAACGCCGACAGTGTGCGCGATGAAAAACTGAAAGTTCTGAAAGCCCTCGCCCCGATTGGCGAGCACAATACCGACAAACTGACCGTCCGCGGCCAGTACCGCGCCGGAGCATCGGCCGGTGGCGCTGTCCCGGGCTATCTGGAAGAGCTTGGCAATGATCAAAGCGGAACTGAAACCTTCGTTGCGCTGAAAGCCGAAATCGCCAACTGGCGATGGGCCGGCGTGCCGTTCTACCTGCGCACCGGCAAGCGCCTTGCCCAACGGGTTTCCGAGATCGTCGTTCAGTTCCGGCCAATTCCCCACTCGATCTTCGATGAGGAAGCCGGCGCGATCACGGCAAACCGCCTCATCATCCGCCTTCAGCCAGATGAAGGCGTTCAGATGAAGGTGATGATTAAGGACCCAGGCCCAGGCGGCATGCGCCTGCGCCAGGTGCCACTGGACATGAGCTTTGCCGAAGCCTTCAAGGTCCGGAACCCGGACGCCTATGAACGGCTGATCATGGACGTCATCCGCGGCAACCAGACCCTTTTCATGCGCCGCGACGAAGTCGATGCAGCCTGGGCCTGGATTGATCCAATTCAGGCAGCCTGGGCGGCCTCCAAGGAAACGCCAAAGGGGTACACGGCCGGAACATGGGGGCCATCAGCCTCCATCGCCTTGGTTGAACGTGACGGCCGCACCTGGGCGGAAGACGAACTGGTTTAA
- a CDS encoding carbohydrate kinase family protein yields MYLICGEALFDLFGADTSGTSVGFDGRIGGSPFNVAMGLARLGEDAAFFGGISKDVLGEKLVGKLRDEGVSDRFVVRSDYLTTLSLVQQDPDGQPAYTFYGANAADRMLTEADLPVFGTSPSFIHIGSYTALTEPVASALKTLIAREHARCLISFDPNIRPTVVADMDKWRRNTSAIVPYTDVIKVSDEDLALIAPGEPVEAIARDWLAEGSKLVIVTRGKDGASAYTAHSEASVPGIAVDVVDTVGAGDTFQAALLSGLKTLGADNRAGLTALDPAQLTRLLTFCTQAAAITCSRRGADLPTRADLEKEGCSLV; encoded by the coding sequence ATGTATTTGATTTGCGGTGAAGCCTTGTTTGATCTCTTCGGGGCAGACACCTCGGGCACAAGCGTCGGTTTCGACGGGCGGATCGGCGGATCGCCCTTCAACGTCGCAATGGGGCTCGCCCGTCTCGGCGAAGACGCAGCGTTTTTCGGTGGAATATCAAAAGACGTTCTTGGCGAAAAGCTGGTTGGAAAACTGAGAGACGAAGGGGTTTCCGATCGCTTTGTTGTACGCAGCGACTATCTGACGACCTTGAGCCTGGTTCAACAGGATCCTGACGGGCAACCCGCCTATACGTTCTATGGCGCCAATGCGGCTGACCGCATGCTCACCGAAGCGGATCTCCCGGTTTTCGGGACTTCCCCGTCGTTCATTCACATCGGGTCTTATACGGCGCTCACGGAGCCCGTGGCCTCGGCGCTAAAAACGTTGATCGCAAGAGAGCATGCACGCTGTCTGATCTCCTTTGATCCCAATATCCGGCCAACAGTGGTCGCCGATATGGACAAGTGGCGGCGCAACACATCCGCAATCGTTCCCTACACAGATGTCATCAAGGTCAGCGATGAAGACCTCGCATTGATCGCCCCGGGCGAACCTGTCGAGGCTATCGCCCGTGATTGGCTCGCTGAAGGCTCCAAGCTGGTGATTGTCACACGCGGGAAAGACGGTGCCTCCGCCTACACGGCCCACTCCGAAGCAAGTGTGCCCGGTATTGCAGTCGACGTAGTCGACACTGTCGGCGCCGGAGACACCTTCCAGGCAGCACTATTGTCCGGACTGAAAACACTGGGAGCAGACAACCGCGCGGGCCTCACAGCGCTCGATCCAGCGCAACTTACGCGATTGCTGACATTTTGCACGCAAGCCGCAGCAATCACCTGCTCGCGGCGCGGGGCAGACCTCCCAACCAGGGCAGATCTTGAAAAAGAGGGCTGCTCTTTGGTTTGA
- a CDS encoding ATP-binding cassette domain-containing protein, with product MDQKGICLMEPLLQASNLVKRYGRVIAMDHADFELYPGEILAVIGDNGAGKSTLIKALSGAVQPDEGEIRLDGKPVQFHSPIDARAAGIETVYQTLAMSPALSITDNMFMGRELRKPGFRGKWLRQLDHKKMEQIARDKLSELGLLTIQNINQAVETLSGGQRQGVAVARAAAFGSKVVIMDEPTAALGVKESRRVLELITDVKARGLPIVLISHNMPHVFEVADRIHIHRLGRRACVIKPDDFSMSDAVAIMTGAMDPPEDMAA from the coding sequence ATGGATCAGAAAGGTATCTGTCTAATGGAACCTCTTCTTCAAGCAAGCAATCTGGTCAAGCGTTACGGTCGCGTCATAGCCATGGATCACGCCGACTTCGAACTATATCCGGGCGAAATTCTGGCCGTGATCGGTGACAATGGCGCTGGCAAGTCCACCTTGATCAAGGCGCTCAGCGGCGCAGTTCAGCCGGACGAGGGAGAAATCCGGCTGGATGGCAAGCCGGTCCAATTCCATTCGCCCATTGATGCGCGCGCTGCCGGGATAGAAACCGTCTACCAGACCTTGGCCATGTCCCCGGCTTTGTCCATCACCGACAACATGTTCATGGGCCGGGAACTGCGCAAACCGGGTTTCCGGGGCAAATGGCTGCGCCAGCTCGACCACAAGAAGATGGAGCAAATTGCACGGGACAAACTAAGCGAGCTTGGACTGCTGACCATCCAGAACATCAACCAGGCCGTCGAGACCTTATCCGGCGGTCAACGCCAAGGGGTCGCCGTTGCACGTGCGGCCGCCTTTGGCTCAAAAGTTGTCATCATGGACGAACCTACGGCCGCGCTTGGTGTCAAGGAAAGCCGCCGGGTACTGGAATTGATCACGGACGTGAAAGCGCGTGGCCTGCCAATCGTTCTGATCAGCCACAACATGCCGCACGTTTTCGAAGTCGCAGACCGTATTCACATCCACCGGCTTGGCCGGCGCGCCTGTGTGATCAAGCCGGACGACTTTTCCATGTCGGACGCCGTCGCGATCATGACGGGTGCCATGGATCCGCCAGAAGACATGGCGGCGTGA
- a CDS encoding ABC transporter permease: MTSETKTDRGPAEFEAAASQGPQSVAEFDDHHQSIGQKIQHTLHQTPSLVPLIVLLLSVLIFGLLLGSKFFSPFAMTLILQQVQIVGIVAAAQSIVILTAGIDLSVGAIMVLSSVVMGQFTFRYGLPVEVAIAAGLICGTICGYINGFLVAVVKLPPFIVTLGMWQIVLATNFLYSANETIRSQDISEQAPLLQFFGNKVAIGGAIFTYGVIFMVLLVLVLAYVLRQTAWGRHVYAIGDDPEAAQLSGVKVKRVQISVYMLSGLICAFAGWAMIGRIGSVSPTTGQLANIESITAVVIGGISLFGGRGSILGTLFGALIVGVFTLGLRLLGADAQWTYLLIGLLIIAAVAVDQWIRKVSV; the protein is encoded by the coding sequence ATGACCTCAGAGACCAAGACGGACCGCGGCCCTGCAGAATTCGAAGCTGCAGCATCACAGGGCCCGCAATCCGTCGCAGAGTTCGACGATCACCACCAGAGTATTGGGCAAAAGATCCAGCACACGCTGCATCAGACGCCGTCCCTGGTGCCGCTCATCGTGCTGCTCTTGTCCGTTCTGATATTCGGGCTTTTATTGGGCTCAAAATTCTTCTCCCCTTTCGCCATGACGCTGATCCTTCAACAGGTTCAGATCGTCGGTATTGTGGCAGCGGCTCAGAGCATCGTGATCCTCACTGCCGGTATCGACCTGTCGGTCGGCGCGATCATGGTTCTGTCGTCCGTGGTCATGGGCCAATTCACGTTCCGTTATGGACTGCCCGTTGAGGTCGCTATTGCAGCAGGCCTTATCTGCGGAACGATCTGCGGCTACATCAATGGCTTTCTGGTCGCCGTCGTCAAATTGCCGCCTTTCATCGTGACGCTCGGCATGTGGCAGATCGTTCTGGCGACCAATTTCCTCTATTCCGCGAATGAAACCATTCGATCCCAGGACATCTCAGAGCAGGCCCCCCTGCTCCAGTTTTTCGGCAACAAGGTTGCGATTGGCGGAGCAATTTTCACCTACGGCGTGATCTTCATGGTTCTGCTTGTTCTGGTGTTGGCGTACGTTCTGCGCCAAACCGCCTGGGGCCGTCATGTCTATGCGATTGGTGATGACCCCGAAGCGGCGCAGTTGTCAGGGGTAAAGGTTAAACGCGTTCAGATTTCAGTCTACATGCTCTCAGGACTGATCTGCGCCTTTGCCGGCTGGGCGATGATCGGGCGGATTGGTTCCGTCTCACCGACAACCGGTCAGCTTGCCAATATTGAGTCCATCACTGCCGTGGTGATCGGAGGGATCTCGCTGTTCGGCGGGCGGGGATCGATCCTTGGAACCCTGTTCGGTGCCTTGATCGTCGGCGTCTTCACACTTGGGCTGCGGCTGCTCGGGGCAGATGCTCAATGGACCTATCTCTTGATCGGCCTCTTAATCATTGCTGCAGTCGCAGTGGACCAATGGATCAGAAAGGTATCTGTCTAA
- a CDS encoding sugar ABC transporter substrate-binding protein, whose protein sequence is MIRKLLATGSVLAAMAATPAMAADLSACLITKTDTNPFFVKMKEGATAKAEELGIELKSFAGKVDGDHETQVAAIETCIADGAKGILLTASDTSSIVPAVKQARDNGLLVIALDTPLSPIDAADATFATDNFLAGELIGKWAAGSLGDEAANAKIAMLDLGISQPTVGVLRDQGFLQGFGIDLGDPNKWGDETDPRIVGNDVTAGNEEGGRRAMENLLAKDPMINVVYTINEPAAAGAYEALKSIGRENDVLIVSVDGGCPGVQNVKDGVIGATSQQYPLLMASLGIEAIKEWADNGNKPEPTPGKEFFDTGVALVTDKPVDGVESIDTTEGTNLCWG, encoded by the coding sequence ATGATCCGCAAACTACTCGCGACTGGTTCCGTTCTTGCCGCAATGGCAGCGACACCGGCCATGGCGGCTGACCTGTCCGCCTGCCTGATCACCAAAACGGACACCAACCCGTTTTTCGTCAAGATGAAAGAAGGCGCGACGGCAAAAGCCGAAGAACTTGGCATTGAACTGAAGTCTTTCGCTGGCAAGGTCGATGGCGACCATGAGACACAGGTCGCAGCGATTGAAACCTGTATCGCAGATGGCGCCAAGGGCATTCTGCTGACGGCATCCGACACATCTTCAATCGTACCGGCAGTCAAACAAGCGCGCGACAATGGGCTTCTGGTTATCGCACTCGACACACCGCTCAGCCCGATCGACGCAGCCGATGCCACATTTGCAACTGACAACTTCCTGGCCGGGGAACTGATCGGCAAATGGGCAGCCGGTTCGCTTGGTGATGAGGCCGCAAATGCCAAAATCGCAATGCTCGACCTCGGCATTAGCCAGCCGACCGTCGGCGTCTTGCGCGACCAAGGCTTCCTGCAGGGCTTTGGCATCGATCTTGGCGACCCGAACAAGTGGGGCGATGAGACTGATCCGCGGATCGTCGGCAATGATGTGACGGCAGGCAACGAGGAAGGTGGCCGCCGCGCCATGGAGAACCTGCTTGCCAAGGACCCAATGATCAACGTTGTTTACACGATCAACGAGCCAGCTGCAGCCGGCGCCTATGAGGCTCTCAAGTCGATTGGCCGGGAAAACGACGTTCTGATCGTCTCTGTCGACGGCGGTTGCCCAGGCGTCCAAAACGTCAAGGACGGCGTCATTGGCGCGACCTCCCAGCAATATCCGCTTCTCATGGCGTCTCTTGGAATCGAAGCCATCAAGGAATGGGCAGACAACGGCAACAAGCCGGAGCCGACCCCGGGCAAGGAGTTCTTTGACACCGGTGTAGCGCTCGTCACAGACAAGCCTGTAGATGGCGTCGAGTCCATAGATACCACCGAAGGCACCAACCTTTGCTGGGGCTAA
- a CDS encoding ROK family transcriptional regulator translates to MDEIRKSGRGSNSVQLRRYNERIVLQILRRAGEASKAELARAVQLTNAAIGAIIQTLIEEGLIVEAGKRHDGSRGQPATILKLAPRGAFSFGVRLDRTSLETVLMDFSGQIINRRTHEMILPEPAKALTILTDDLEQLRENLSEGEQDRITGIGLAQPFNLGAWLHELGLPEAHFKDWEKYDLASALEEETGLPVFSENDGTAAAVAELFYGVGRQNDNFLYLFLGPAIGGGLVMNGDVVRGVSGNSGDVAMIPVPPSKLPTANAPRQEWDLLLARASLVALARHMSPDNFSELSRTDLRQAIEEADDKAREWTEDCVSALAVALRSAFAILDMPLVVLDSDLGNDFNTSFAEAMASAVADAAPESRTSPQMATGSFGQDAGAVGAASLPQFFNFSPRTAILTGGRSLGPAGSGRSEDRAGFPARAARLGSHLATPNRL, encoded by the coding sequence ATGGATGAAATCCGGAAAAGCGGCCGCGGCTCGAATTCTGTCCAGCTGAGACGCTATAACGAGCGGATCGTCTTACAGATATTGCGGCGCGCGGGAGAAGCCTCGAAGGCCGAACTCGCCCGGGCTGTGCAACTGACGAACGCGGCCATTGGCGCGATCATCCAGACCCTCATCGAAGAGGGCCTGATCGTGGAAGCTGGCAAACGCCATGATGGCAGCCGCGGTCAGCCCGCAACAATCCTGAAACTCGCACCGCGGGGCGCATTTTCCTTTGGCGTTCGTTTGGACCGAACCAGCCTGGAAACGGTACTGATGGATTTTTCCGGTCAGATCATCAACCGACGGACGCATGAGATGATCCTGCCGGAGCCCGCGAAAGCGCTTACGATCCTGACTGATGACCTGGAACAGTTGCGGGAAAATCTGAGCGAAGGAGAACAAGACCGCATCACCGGCATCGGGCTCGCTCAACCCTTTAATCTCGGCGCATGGCTCCATGAACTCGGCTTGCCGGAGGCACATTTCAAGGACTGGGAAAAATACGATCTCGCGAGCGCCCTTGAAGAAGAAACCGGTCTTCCGGTCTTCAGTGAAAACGACGGCACGGCGGCAGCTGTCGCTGAGCTTTTTTATGGTGTTGGGCGTCAGAACGACAACTTTCTCTATCTGTTCCTGGGACCCGCAATTGGCGGCGGTTTGGTGATGAACGGTGATGTCGTTCGCGGTGTTTCCGGCAATTCTGGTGACGTTGCGATGATCCCGGTCCCGCCGAGCAAATTGCCCACCGCCAACGCCCCACGTCAGGAATGGGACTTGCTCCTGGCAAGAGCTAGCCTGGTTGCCCTCGCCCGGCATATGTCACCGGACAACTTTTCTGAACTGAGCCGCACCGATCTGCGGCAGGCCATCGAGGAAGCGGACGACAAGGCGCGCGAATGGACAGAAGACTGTGTCAGCGCACTCGCCGTAGCGCTCCGCTCAGCCTTCGCGATCCTGGACATGCCTCTGGTCGTTTTGGACAGCGACCTTGGGAATGATTTCAACACCAGCTTTGCAGAAGCGATGGCGTCAGCTGTTGCAGATGCAGCACCGGAGAGCAGGACCTCGCCTCAGATGGCAACCGGCAGCTTCGGACAGGATGCCGGTGCCGTCGGCGCGGCCAGCCTGCCACAATTTTTCAACTTCTCGCCCCGGACAGCGATCCTTACCGGAGGCAGGTCGCTTGGACCTGCCGGATCTGGCCGGAGCGAAGACCGTGCCGGTTTTCCGGCGCGGGCAGCACGGTTGGGGTCACATCTGGCCACACCCAACCGTCTTTAG
- the ade gene encoding adenine deaminase — MPHRHDESFLDKAIAAGAGEIAADLVIKNVQMFSVVDGSTVTTDIAIVGDRIVGTHDTYRAENTIDGTGLTAVPGFIDTHLHVESSLVTPFEFDRCVLPHGVTTAICDPHEIANVLGVEGIRYFLDSSLQTVMDLKVNLSSCVPATAFETAGACLEIEDLLPFKDHSSVIGLAEFMNFPGVLARDPKVLAKLAAFQDGHIDGHAPLLGGKPLNGYLAAGIRTDHEATSAEEALEKLSKGMAVLMREGSVCKDLDALAPILTSDTSAFVALCTDDRNPLDIAEEGHLDSMIRRLIAKGIRPLDVYRAASWSAANAFGLKDRGVLAPGKRADIALLSDFEDCRVETAICGGVVADDAAFATRSIVAPVGLDSVKADEVSAASFNIPARNSEADVIGVIPGKIITEHLKRTLPANGGKTLVDFEQDVLKVAVVERHKGTGNIGLGFVHGFGMTQGAIASSVGHDSHNICVVGADEAAMAYAVNRVIAMKGGFAVAGQDGVKAELALPLAGLMSLEPFETVRHDLEDLRHAAKSLGCTLAEPFLQVAFLPLPVIPHLKITDFGMFDVNKFELVDQGS, encoded by the coding sequence ATGCCGCACCGCCACGACGAGAGCTTTTTGGACAAGGCCATAGCCGCGGGTGCGGGGGAGATTGCAGCGGATCTGGTCATAAAGAACGTCCAGATGTTCAGCGTCGTCGATGGGTCCACTGTGACGACGGATATTGCCATTGTCGGCGATCGCATCGTTGGGACGCATGACACCTATAGGGCGGAAAACACCATCGATGGAACTGGCCTCACAGCGGTGCCCGGGTTCATCGACACGCATCTCCATGTCGAGTCTTCGCTGGTAACTCCCTTTGAATTCGATCGTTGTGTCCTGCCACACGGGGTCACAACAGCTATCTGCGATCCGCATGAGATTGCCAACGTACTGGGTGTGGAGGGCATTCGCTACTTTTTGGACAGTTCGTTGCAGACCGTCATGGATTTGAAGGTAAACCTGTCGTCCTGCGTTCCGGCGACCGCGTTCGAGACAGCCGGCGCCTGTCTGGAGATAGAGGATCTTCTGCCGTTTAAAGATCACTCCAGCGTCATTGGTCTTGCGGAGTTCATGAATTTTCCAGGTGTTCTGGCGCGTGATCCGAAGGTGCTTGCCAAGCTCGCAGCTTTCCAGGATGGACATATTGACGGTCATGCGCCTTTGCTTGGTGGCAAACCGCTCAATGGCTATCTGGCAGCTGGCATCCGAACAGATCATGAGGCAACGTCAGCTGAAGAAGCGCTGGAAAAGCTCTCCAAGGGCATGGCTGTGCTGATGCGTGAGGGGTCGGTTTGCAAGGACCTCGATGCGTTGGCGCCCATTCTGACGTCCGATACCTCTGCTTTTGTTGCGCTCTGCACCGATGATCGCAATCCGCTGGATATTGCCGAGGAGGGGCATCTGGACAGCATGATCCGGCGGTTGATTGCCAAGGGGATCCGGCCGCTCGACGTCTATCGCGCTGCAAGCTGGTCCGCGGCGAATGCCTTTGGCCTGAAAGACAGAGGCGTATTGGCTCCCGGAAAACGCGCCGACATCGCACTTTTGAGCGATTTCGAAGACTGCCGTGTTGAAACCGCGATCTGTGGCGGTGTTGTCGCCGATGATGCCGCCTTCGCGACCCGCAGCATTGTCGCGCCTGTCGGGCTTGATAGTGTCAAGGCGGATGAGGTCAGTGCGGCATCGTTCAACATTCCAGCCCGCAACAGCGAAGCCGATGTGATTGGTGTCATCCCCGGCAAAATCATTACGGAACATCTGAAACGCACTCTACCGGCAAATGGCGGAAAGACCCTTGTGGATTTTGAACAAGACGTTCTGAAGGTCGCAGTTGTTGAACGGCACAAAGGCACCGGCAATATTGGCCTTGGGTTCGTCCACGGCTTCGGAATGACACAAGGAGCTATTGCTTCATCGGTTGGCCATGACAGTCACAACATCTGTGTTGTCGGCGCCGATGAAGCGGCGATGGCCTACGCAGTCAACAGGGTGATTGCAATGAAGGGCGGGTTTGCGGTTGCCGGCCAGGACGGCGTGAAAGCCGAGCTGGCTCTGCCGCTAGCTGGTCTCATGAGCCTGGAGCCGTTCGAAACGGTGCGTCATGATTTGGAAGACCTTCGACATGCCGCAAAGTCGCTTGGATGCACACTGGCAGAACCGTTTCTTCAAGTGGCGTTTCTGCCGCTGCCGGTTATTCCGCATCTCAAGATCACTGATTTCGGTATGTTCGATGTCAACAAATTTGAACTGGTTGATCAGGGGTCGTAG